A single genomic interval of uncultured Sphaerochaeta sp. harbors:
- the hisC gene encoding histidinol-phosphate transaminase gives MRELLRKNIANLTPYSCARNDFTGKAEVYLDANENWQDFVEKADANRYPDPLSVSVRKKVEEVLGLPFSKTVLGNGSDELIDNLLRCFCEPGKDSILLMPPTYGAYKVFADINDVGVSTVPLTPSFGIDFPALSQFLQQEKENRNGVGRLKVLFICSPNNPSGNAFPLSEVRKVCELFDGITVVDEAYYDFSDKESAAKLLDSFPNLVVLRTLSKCWALASARVGIAVADEEMVSVFRSMKYPYNLGTPSQELALKALGNAGEVEKGLRLIKEERLRLEEKLKTLACVRTVFPSDANFFLVRVSDALSIYHYLAGLGIIVRNRSKELHCENCLRVTIGSRKENDRLLAALAAYKEHEDA, from the coding sequence ATGAGAGAGTTGCTGAGAAAGAATATTGCCAATCTGACCCCGTACAGCTGTGCACGTAATGATTTTACCGGGAAAGCCGAGGTCTATCTCGATGCGAATGAGAATTGGCAGGACTTTGTCGAGAAAGCCGATGCAAACCGCTATCCAGACCCACTTTCGGTTTCGGTACGCAAAAAGGTCGAAGAGGTGCTTGGTCTTCCTTTTTCGAAGACCGTTTTGGGCAATGGCAGTGATGAGTTGATCGACAATCTGTTACGTTGTTTCTGTGAACCAGGAAAGGACTCAATCTTGCTCATGCCCCCCACCTATGGTGCATACAAGGTATTTGCAGACATCAATGATGTTGGAGTCTCCACCGTTCCCTTGACCCCTTCCTTTGGAATTGATTTTCCTGCACTCTCTCAGTTCCTGCAGCAGGAGAAGGAGAACAGAAATGGTGTTGGTAGACTGAAGGTTCTCTTTATCTGCAGCCCGAACAACCCCAGTGGAAATGCATTCCCCCTCAGCGAGGTGAGGAAGGTGTGTGAACTTTTTGATGGCATTACCGTGGTTGATGAAGCCTATTATGATTTCAGCGACAAGGAGAGTGCGGCCAAGTTGTTGGATTCCTTCCCTAATCTGGTGGTGCTGAGGACCCTCTCCAAGTGCTGGGCTCTTGCCAGTGCGAGGGTTGGTATTGCGGTGGCTGACGAGGAGATGGTATCAGTCTTCAGAAGTATGAAGTACCCCTATAACCTCGGAACTCCGAGTCAGGAGTTGGCACTCAAGGCTCTTGGCAATGCTGGTGAGGTAGAGAAGGGGCTTCGTCTTATCAAGGAAGAGAGGCTACGTTTGGAAGAGAAGTTGAAAACGCTTGCATGTGTTAGAACGGTCTTTCCCAGTGATGCGAACTTCTTTCTTGTGCGGGTTTCTGATGCCCTCTCGATCTACCACTATCTTGCAGGGCTGGGTATCATCGTACGTAATCGAAGTAAAGAACTGCACTGTGAAAACTGCCTGAGAGTTACCATAGGAAGCAGGAAAGAGAATGACAGACTGCTGGCAGCATTGGCAGCATACAAGGAGCACGAAGATGCATAA
- the hisB gene encoding bifunctional histidinol-phosphatase/imidazoleglycerol-phosphate dehydratase HisB codes for MHKRVLFLDRDGIIVEEMQVDSLEKIRYIPGVFGALSRLRKDGSWYFAMVSNQDGVGTPSFPKEAFEIPHQRIMETLNGEGITFDAEHIDYSLPEDNCPGRKPEIGMLTEYMDGSYDLEHSIMIGDRLTDVQLAKNLGCKAIWFAEESRADELGEELKEVCILVSDNWAAIASFLLDEHNLYPRTARLERKTKETEISLKLNLDGGSLGSIHTHIPFFDHMLEQVLRHSGCDLDLHAHGDLVVDEHHTVEDVGIALGGAFREALGDKRGINRYGAEILPMDEVLAQVAMDFSGRPYLQWDVSFKREYIGTFPTEMVEHFFKSFSDSAGCNLSLKVSDGNAHHQCEALFKAFARAIKEAVHRNPYSMELPTTKGML; via the coding sequence ATGCATAAGCGAGTACTGTTTTTGGATCGTGACGGAATCATCGTTGAGGAAATGCAGGTAGATAGCCTGGAGAAGATACGCTACATCCCAGGGGTGTTTGGTGCCCTCTCCCGCCTAAGGAAGGATGGGAGCTGGTATTTTGCCATGGTGAGTAACCAGGATGGGGTTGGAACTCCTTCCTTCCCCAAGGAAGCCTTTGAGATTCCCCACCAGAGAATCATGGAGACACTGAATGGGGAGGGCATTACCTTTGATGCCGAGCATATAGATTACTCACTACCTGAGGATAACTGCCCGGGAAGGAAGCCTGAGATTGGAATGCTCACTGAGTACATGGATGGAAGCTACGACCTTGAGCACTCAATTATGATCGGGGATCGACTTACGGATGTACAACTTGCGAAGAACCTTGGATGCAAGGCAATCTGGTTCGCCGAGGAATCAAGAGCAGATGAGTTGGGTGAGGAACTCAAGGAGGTCTGTATCCTGGTCAGCGACAACTGGGCTGCCATTGCATCCTTCCTTCTTGATGAGCACAATCTCTATCCACGTACTGCACGATTGGAAAGAAAAACAAAAGAGACGGAGATCTCACTTAAGCTGAATCTTGATGGAGGATCACTTGGTTCCATCCACACCCACATTCCTTTCTTTGACCATATGCTGGAACAGGTACTACGCCACAGTGGTTGTGACTTGGACCTCCACGCACATGGTGATCTTGTGGTGGATGAACACCACACGGTGGAAGATGTGGGTATCGCCTTGGGTGGGGCATTCCGTGAAGCTTTGGGTGATAAACGGGGTATAAATCGTTATGGTGCTGAGATCCTTCCCATGGATGAGGTGCTTGCCCAGGTGGCAATGGATTTTTCCGGACGACCGTATCTCCAGTGGGATGTTTCCTTCAAACGAGAGTATATAGGGACATTCCCCACTGAAATGGTTGAGCACTTTTTCAAATCTTTCAGCGATAGTGCAGGATGTAATCTTTCGCTCAAGGTAAGCGATGGAAACGCTCACCACCAGTGTGAGGCACTATTCAAGGCTTTTGCACGGGCTATCAAAGAGGCAGTGCATCGAAACCCATATTCGATGGAACTGCCTACAACCAAGGGGATGCTATGA
- the hisH gene encoding imidazole glycerol phosphate synthase subunit HisH — MNIAIVKYNAGNTRSVLCALHRLGYEAEVTDDPTRLATADKVIFPGVGEASTAMAYLREKGLDAVLTSLKQPFLGICLGMQLMCATSEEHDTQTLGIFPIPTRKFSLSPEYKIPHMGWNTLQCRDDRLFLGLKEEAWCYFVHSYYVPLCEATIASTEYGGKVFSSVLHKDNYYGCQFHPEKSGDVGEQLLRTFLEEI; from the coding sequence ATGAATATCGCAATCGTGAAGTATAATGCGGGGAATACCCGCTCAGTACTCTGTGCACTTCACCGCCTTGGCTATGAAGCAGAGGTTACTGATGACCCAACAAGACTGGCAACTGCCGACAAGGTAATATTCCCTGGGGTAGGGGAAGCCTCCACGGCAATGGCTTACCTTCGTGAGAAAGGGCTCGATGCGGTCCTTACCTCCCTGAAACAACCCTTCTTGGGGATTTGCCTGGGAATGCAACTGATGTGTGCCACCAGTGAGGAGCATGACACCCAGACACTTGGTATTTTCCCCATACCAACGCGTAAGTTTTCCCTTTCCCCTGAGTATAAGATTCCACACATGGGATGGAATACACTCCAGTGCAGGGATGACCGGTTGTTCTTAGGTTTGAAGGAAGAGGCTTGGTGCTATTTTGTACATAGCTATTATGTTCCCCTCTGTGAAGCAACCATTGCAAGCACGGAGTATGGCGGGAAGGTGTTCTCCTCAGTACTGCACAAGGATAACTACTACGGTTGCCAGTTCCACCCTGAGAAGAGTGGGGATGTAGGAGAACAGTTGCTGAGAACATTTTTGGAGGAGATTTAA
- the hisA gene encoding 1-(5-phosphoribosyl)-5-[(5-phosphoribosylamino)methylideneamino]imidazole-4-carboxamide isomerase, translating to MHIIPAIDIIDGKAVRLTQGDYASKKIYASDPLDLAKQFEDANLRYLHVVDLDGAKGKGIVNLKSLERIASNTNLIIDFGGGIKRSEDLEAAFSSGASKVTCGSVAVKNPSLLISWIEEFGCDRLILGADAKNGMVQSAGWTEGSDQEVAAFIDLYRSQGLYQVICTDIAKDGMLSGPSIDLYRTLLKDRDDLHLIASGGITTLQDLHDLQEAGLSGAIIGKAIYEGKITIEELAAFGEE from the coding sequence ATGCATATCATCCCTGCTATCGATATTATTGATGGAAAAGCAGTCCGCCTCACCCAAGGCGACTATGCATCGAAAAAGATTTATGCTTCTGATCCACTTGATCTTGCAAAGCAGTTCGAGGATGCCAATCTTCGTTATTTGCATGTTGTGGACCTTGATGGGGCTAAGGGGAAAGGCATTGTCAATCTGAAGAGTCTTGAACGTATTGCCAGCAATACCAATCTGATCATCGACTTTGGTGGGGGGATCAAACGAAGTGAGGACCTTGAAGCAGCATTTTCCAGTGGGGCGAGCAAGGTTACCTGTGGTTCTGTTGCCGTGAAGAATCCCTCTCTGTTGATCTCCTGGATTGAGGAATTCGGCTGTGATCGCTTGATCCTTGGAGCCGATGCCAAGAATGGAATGGTCCAGAGTGCGGGGTGGACTGAAGGGAGTGACCAGGAAGTTGCAGCCTTCATCGACCTGTACCGTAGTCAGGGCCTCTATCAGGTAATCTGTACAGATATTGCCAAGGATGGAATGCTCAGTGGCCCCTCAATTGACCTGTATCGTACACTTTTAAAAGATCGAGACGATCTTCATCTCATTGCATCAGGTGGTATAACCACCCTGCAGGACCTACATGACTTACAGGAAGCAGGCTTATCGGGGGCGATCATCGGTAAGGCAATCTATGAAGGCAAAATTACCATCGAAGAGCTTGCAGCCTTCGGGGAGGAATAG
- the hisF gene encoding imidazole glycerol phosphate synthase subunit HisF: protein MLAKRIIPCLDVRDGRTVKGVNFVNLRDAGDAVELAQAYSRCGADELTFLDITATVENRSTFRSLVRSIADHIGIPFTVGGGIRNEADVASLLDSGADKISINSQAVAKPDVIDELALRFGSQCVVCAIDARRNPAFDNGAEEGWEVYVHGGRKGTGIDVISWAKEAYSRGAGEILLTSMEHDGVKGGFAVDLTRRVSEAVGIPVIASGGAGTMEHFHEVFTDGKADAALAASIFHFHEIDIPELKIFLEQHGITMRK, encoded by the coding sequence ATGTTGGCAAAACGAATCATTCCCTGTCTTGATGTGCGTGATGGACGTACGGTAAAAGGGGTCAACTTCGTGAACTTGCGTGATGCGGGGGATGCAGTGGAACTTGCTCAGGCCTATAGCCGCTGCGGCGCTGATGAGCTTACCTTCCTTGATATCACAGCAACGGTGGAGAACCGTTCAACGTTCCGTTCCTTGGTAAGGAGTATTGCCGACCATATCGGCATTCCTTTTACCGTTGGTGGTGGCATCAGGAATGAGGCAGACGTGGCCTCTCTCCTTGACAGCGGCGCCGACAAGATCTCCATCAATAGCCAGGCCGTGGCAAAACCGGATGTCATCGATGAGCTCGCTCTGCGTTTTGGCAGTCAATGTGTGGTCTGTGCCATCGATGCAAGAAGGAATCCTGCCTTTGACAATGGAGCTGAGGAAGGTTGGGAGGTATACGTCCATGGCGGGAGAAAAGGAACTGGGATAGATGTTATCTCCTGGGCGAAGGAAGCCTACAGCAGGGGAGCAGGAGAAATTCTGCTTACCAGCATGGAACACGACGGAGTGAAGGGAGGGTTTGCTGTTGACCTGACCCGTCGAGTCTCTGAGGCGGTGGGAATTCCTGTCATCGCGAGTGGAGGGGCTGGGACGATGGAACATTTCCATGAAGTATTCACCGATGGCAAGGCCGACGCAGCATTGGCAGCCTCCATCTTTCATTTTCATGAAATTGATATCCCAGAGTTGAAGATTTTTCTTGAACAACATGGTATAACTATGCGTAAGTAG
- the hisIE gene encoding bifunctional phosphoribosyl-AMP cyclohydrolase/phosphoribosyl-ATP diphosphatase HisIE — translation MDYMALDFEKQGGLVPAIIQDSVTNKVLMLGYMSDESLKITRDRGLVTFWSRSRNTLWTKGETSGNYLEVRDIIEDCDHDTLLIKAIPTGPVCHTGSDTCFAEENNPEKIPATDFLFYLEQVIHDRREFPQEGSYTNHLFSRGINKIAQKVGEEAVELIIESKDDNKDLFLGEAADLLYHFLVLLTQKEVRLSEVVEILKGRHSR, via the coding sequence ATGGATTATATGGCTCTTGATTTCGAAAAACAGGGTGGATTGGTTCCCGCAATTATCCAGGATTCTGTGACAAACAAGGTGTTGATGCTCGGTTATATGAGCGATGAGTCGCTCAAAATTACCCGTGACCGTGGGCTTGTCACCTTCTGGTCCAGAAGTCGCAATACGCTTTGGACGAAAGGCGAGACCAGTGGAAATTATCTTGAGGTCAGGGATATCATTGAGGATTGTGACCATGACACCCTCCTGATCAAGGCAATACCCACTGGACCGGTGTGCCACACTGGAAGTGATACCTGTTTTGCAGAAGAAAACAACCCTGAAAAAATTCCAGCAACCGACTTCTTATTCTACCTTGAGCAGGTTATCCATGACCGCCGTGAATTCCCCCAGGAAGGTTCATACACCAACCATCTTTTCAGTAGAGGCATCAACAAGATTGCACAGAAAGTAGGGGAAGAGGCAGTTGAGCTCATCATTGAAAGCAAGGATGACAACAAGGACCTGTTCCTCGGGGAAGCTGCAGACCTTCTCTACCACTTTTTAGTACTCCTTACCCAGAAGGAAGTACGGTTGAGTGAAGTTGTTGAGATTCTCAAGGGAAGACATAGTAGATAG